The proteins below are encoded in one region of Methylobacillus flagellatus KT:
- a CDS encoding virulence RhuM family protein, whose product MSKKDIVPAAQGELLIYPAGGGVGGIRVLLAGETVWLTQAQIAELYQTTPQNITQHLKAIYAEGELEEAATCKPYLQVRQEGGRAVSRNTKHYRLEAILAVGYRVRSARGTEFRQWATARLGEYLTKGFVLDDERLKGNASPTDYFDELLARIRDIRASEARVYQRIREIFKLAVDYREGDQATQRFFATMQNKMHYAATGLTAAEIIRQRADAAKPNMGVTTWKGSRVLKQDVGTAKNYLDAQEIDTLNRITVMFLDQAEFRAMRRQDIRLADWDAFLDKFLRDTELPVLDNAGKVSRQQALDWAEGQYDAFAERRRQEAEQVAEAQYFEDLRSAADAVKLSIGTKKSAAKKEAKSRTKKRGDA is encoded by the coding sequence ATGAGCAAGAAGGACATCGTTCCTGCCGCGCAAGGTGAGCTGCTGATTTACCCGGCTGGGGGTGGGGTGGGGGGCATCCGCGTGTTGCTGGCCGGCGAAACCGTCTGGCTGACCCAGGCCCAGATCGCCGAGCTTTACCAGACCACGCCCCAGAACATCACCCAGCACCTCAAGGCGATCTACGCCGAAGGCGAACTGGAGGAGGCGGCAACGTGTAAGCCGTACTTACAAGTTCGCCAAGAGGGGGGCCGAGCCGTCTCCCGCAACACCAAGCACTATCGGCTGGAAGCCATCCTCGCCGTCGGCTATCGCGTGCGCTCCGCGCGCGGCACTGAGTTCCGTCAGTGGGCCACCGCGCGCCTGGGCGAGTACCTGACCAAGGGCTTTGTGCTGGATGACGAGCGGCTCAAGGGAAATGCCAGCCCCACGGATTATTTTGATGAGCTGCTGGCCCGCATCCGCGACATCCGCGCCAGCGAGGCTCGGGTCTACCAGCGCATCCGCGAAATTTTCAAGCTCGCGGTGGACTACCGCGAAGGCGACCAGGCTACCCAGCGCTTCTTTGCCACCATGCAGAACAAGATGCACTACGCCGCGACCGGCCTGACCGCGGCGGAAATCATCCGCCAGCGTGCCGATGCCGCCAAGCCCAACATGGGCGTCACCACCTGGAAAGGCAGCCGCGTGCTCAAGCAGGACGTGGGCACGGCGAAGAACTACCTGGATGCTCAGGAAATCGACACCCTCAACCGCATCACCGTGATGTTCCTGGATCAGGCCGAATTTCGCGCCATGCGTCGGCAGGACATCCGCTTGGCCGACTGGGATGCGTTCCTCGACAAGTTCCTGCGCGATACCGAACTACCGGTGCTGGATAACGCTGGCAAGGTCAGTCGCCAGCAGGCGCTGGACTGGGCTGAAGGGCAATACGACGCCTTCGCCGAGCGGCGGAGGCAGGAGGCCGAGCAGGTGGCGGAGGCGCAGTATTTTGAAGATCTGCGCAGTGCGGCGGATGCTGTGAAACTTTCCATTGGCACAAAGAAATCTGCAGCTAAGAAAGAAGCAAAGAGCAGGACAAAGAAGAGAGGTGATGCATGA